The following are encoded together in the Daucus carota subsp. sativus chromosome 5, DH1 v3.0, whole genome shotgun sequence genome:
- the LOC108221269 gene encoding 3-hydroxy-3-methylglutaryl-coenzyme A reductase 2, with amino-acid sequence MAGKNLYIRFSCSTGDAMGMNMVSKGVQNVLDFLQCDFPDMEVIGISGNFCSDKKPAAVNWIEGRGKSVVCEAMITEDVVKKVLKTTVSALVELNMLKNLTGSAIAGSLGGFNAHAANIVSAIFIATGQDPAQNIESSHCITMMEAVNNGRDLHISVTMPCIEVGTVGGGTQLASQSACLNLLGVKGANKESPGSNSRLLATIIAGSVLAGELSLMSAIAAGQLVRSHMKYNRSSRDMSNIVLKD; translated from the exons ATGGCAGGAAAGAATCTTTACATCAGATTTAGCTGTAGCACTGGGGATGCAATGGGGATGAACATGGTTTCAAAGGGGGTCCAAAATGTCCTGGATTTTCTTCAATGTGATTTCCCCGACATGGAAGTGATCGGCATATCTG GTAACTTTTGTTCCGATAAGAAACCAGCTGCTGTCAATTGGATCGAGGGGAGAGGAAAATCTGTTGTCTGTGAGGCAATGATAACTGAGGATGTTGTGAAGAAAGTGCTGAAAACCACTGTATCTGCCCTTGTAGAGCTTAATATGCTCAAGAATCTGACTGGTTCAGCCATTGCTGGTTCTCTTGGTGGCTTTAATGCCCATGCTGCCAATATCGTATCTGCAATTTTTATAGCCACTGGACAGGATCCAGCACAAAATATTGAAAGTTCTCACTGTATAACCATGATGGAGGCCGTCAACAATGGAAGAGATCTTCACATTTCTGTCACCATGCCTTGCATTGAG GTTGGAACTGTCGGAGGTGGAACACAATTAGCATCTCAATCTGCTTGCTTGAACCTGCTTGGAGTAAAGGGTGCAAACAAGGAGTCCCCTGGTTCAAACTCTAGGCTCTTGGCCACCATAATAGCTGGTTCAGTTTTGGCTGGGGAGCTGTCCTTGATGTCTGCTATTGCGGCCGGGCAACTCGTTAGGAGCCACATGAAATATAACAGGTCTAGTAGGGACATGTCCAATATTGTGCTCAAGGATTAA